The Rahnella aquatilis CIP 78.65 = ATCC 33071 genomic sequence ACGTTCGATTAAACGGCAGATGTTTTCGCTGGAGCCCCGGGAAATCGGCCTGCTGGTGCGTCAGCAAAAGGCGCTGATGGAGTCGATTTACGAAGGGGTGATCGCCATTGATGCGCAGTTGCGCGTGGCGGTCATCAACCAGGCGGCCAAAAAACTGCTCAACCTTGACGTGCCGTCCCGTGAACTGCGCGGTCAGCCGCTCGGGCAGGTCATTGCGCCGGTCAGTTTCTTTGACCCGCAGGTCATGCTGGAAAAAGACATTCATGATGAAATCTGCCTGTTTAATAACCTGACGGTGATCGCCAGCCGGGTGCGGATCATGCTGGAAGATCAGCTTCAGGGCTGGGTCATCACTTTTCGTGATTGCAGCGATATCGACCGGCTCAGTATCCAGTTGAGCCAGGTGCAGCGTTATGCCGATAACCTGCGGATGATGCGGCATGAACAGCTCAACTGGACAGCAACGCTCGCCGGGCTGCTGCATATGGGGCGTTACGATGAGGCAATTCGTTATATCGAAGCACAATCTGAAAGTGCACAGGAATTACTGGATTTCGTTTCAGAGCGATTCTGTTCGCCAAGGTTATGCGGCCTGTTACTTGGGAAATATGCCCGTGCACGGGAAAAAGGGGTCGAGCTTGAATTTGATCCTGCCTGTGAATTAACGCATCTGCCTGCCGCGCTCAGTGAAACCGAACTGATGTCGATCATCGGAAATCTGCTGGATAACGCCATCGAAGCCACGTTACTGCGCGGCAGTGAGGCCGGACCGGTAGAAGTGTATGTCGTTTCCGGCACAGATGAACTGGTGATTGAAGTTGCGGACCACGGCATCGGGATTGCGCAGGACAGACGTGAGCAGATTTTTTCGCTGGGCGAGACATCTAAAACGCAAGGCGATCACGGACTGGGGCTGCATCTGGTTGCCAGTTACGTCAGCCATGCTGGCGGAACCGTTGAGGTATCCGACAACCCACCGACCGGCGCTGTTTTCTCGGTCTTTATTCCGGTCTGCCGCCCTGAAGACAACGGTGGCTTTATGCCGGTAATCCCCGACCAGAAGAACTGGAAGAGAGCAAATGATGCAAGCTGAAATGATTGACGTAATGATTGTTGAAGATGAAAACCAGCTGGCACAACTGTATGCCGAACTGATTGATAATCACCGCTGGTTGCGGCTGGTGGGGGTAGCATCCACGCTGCATGAAGCGAAAGTGCTTATCGCAGAGAAGCGTCCGCAATTGCTGTTGCTGGATAACTATTTGCCGGACGGCCAGGGGATTTCACTGATTGAGGATGACCTGCTGAAGAAAACGCACTGTTCGGTGATTTTTATTACCGCCGCCAGCGACATGAACACCTGCAGTCAGGCGATCCGCTGTGGTGCGTTTGATTATATCCTCAAACCGGTGTCGTGGAACCGGCTGCAACAATCGCTGGACCGCTTTATCCAGTTCAGCCAGACGCAACGGACATGGAAAGTGGTGGATCAGCAAAACGTAGACAGTCTGTATCAGCTACAGGCGAAGGATTTTACGCCGAAAGCGGGCAACAAAGGCATCGAGGAAAACACGCTGAATCTGGTGGAAGGCATCTTTATGCAGGATGCCGGACGCTGCTATTCAGTGGATGAAGTGGTCAGCGAAACGAAATTGAGTAAAACCACCGCCCGACGCTATCTCGAACATTGTGTACAGAAAGGGGATTTGAAAGTCGAAATGCTCTACGGGAAAATCGGTCATCCCCGCCGGATGTACCGGCGGGCATAATAGCAGAGGGTCATTCTGTCCTTTTGGCCTTCGGGTATTTCCACAACCAGCGGCCGCTGGCCATACGCCAGTAGAAAAACAGGCCGCGCACGATCCAGTCGAGGAACATCCCCAGCCAGATGCCGACGACGCCGAAACCCAGGACGATCCCGAGGAAATAGCCCACCACAATACGGCAGCCCCACATCCCGAGCATCGAAACATACATGGTGAAGCGGGCGTCACGCGCGCCTTTCAGGCCCGCAGGCAATACCCACGAGGCGGCCCAGAAAGGCATAAATGCGGCGTTCAGCCAGATCAGGATTTTGACGACGTCGATTACATCCTGTTCATTGGTATAAAACCGTGCCAGCAAACCGGCAAAGGGCACGGAAAGAAATGCCAGCACACACAACCCGAAGGTGGACAGCCAGAAAATATGCCGTAACTGACGTTCGGATTGGGCGATTTGCCCTTTGCCCAGACGGGTTCCGACGATAATGGTCGAGGCAGACCCCAGGGCGTTCCCCGGCAGGTTGATCAGTGCCGCAATGGAGAAGGCAATAAAGTTACCGGCAATCACGTTGGTGCCCATGCCAGCAACAAAAACCTGCGTCAGGAGTTTACCGCCGTTAAACAGTACGGATTCAATGCTGGCCGGAATACCGATGCCTAAGACTTCGCGCAAAATATTGGTATTGAGCGGCAGAAAATAACTTTTCAGCGAGATTTTCAGGGAAGGATTGAAACCGATCATCAGCACGAAAATGACGGCCACCGCGCCGATATAACGTGAAATGGTCAGCCCCAGTCCGGCACCGATAAAGCCGAGGCCGTGCCAGCCTAAACAGCCGTAAATCAGCACGCTGCTGATCACCAGATTAAGGATGTTCATGCCGCCATTGAGCAGCATGGGGATCTTAGTATTACCGGCACCGCGCAAAGCCCCGGAACCGATCAGCGCGATAGCCGCAGCCGGATAGCTCCAGCTGCTCATTTGCAGGTAAGACAGCGCCAGTTCTTTTACCTCCGGCTCGGCATTGCCGGCGATCATGTCGATAATCACATGCCCGGAAAATTGCAGAAGTATCGCCAGCAGGACCGCAAAAACGGTCATGATCGCCAGTGACTGACGGGCTGCCGCACGGGCACGTTCGTGATCGAGTTTGCCGAGGCTGAACGCCACCACCACTGTGGTACCCAGATCCACCGCGGCAAAGAACGAAATCACCACCATATTAAAACTGTCGGCCAGACCCACGCCTGCCATCGCTTCCTTACCCAGCCAGCTGACCAGAAAAGTACTTAATACGCCCATCAGCAGGACGCAGGCATTTTCGAAGAAAATAGGCACCGCGAGGGGCGTTATTTCGCGCCAGAACAACGTACGGTAAGAACGCCGCTTCGGATACCAGGGCGTGCGCTCGATGGCTTTGCGCAAAGAGACGATGACGTTTTGCAAGAGAGTTCCAGGATGGCAGAAAGTAGAACAGCGTTTTAAATTATGATGGTAAAAGACTGTGCATTATGCAAAGTCTTTTTTAGGAAATCCTTAATTCCCCGTCATATTTCGTGCCGCAGATGCGTTGGCTGCGTTTAATAACCCGAATCACTGACGTAATGTAAGCTCATCGGGATTATCAAACTTGCCGCCTGCCTGCCACCCGAACTATTTAGGGGGATCAGAGTGATTATCAGCGGAAAGGCGGTTCATTAAATGTGCGCAATTTGCGTGAATGCAGATGATCGCCCTCCGCACGCAACAGGTCGATGGCGCAGATACCGATTTGCAGATGTTCGGAGATGGCCCCTTCGTAAAATTTGTTCGCCTGACCGGGCAGTTTAATTTCACCATGCAACGGTTTATCCGACACGCACAGCAGCGTGCCGTAAGGCACCCGGAAGCGGTATCCCTGTGCGGCAATGGTCGCGCTTTCCATATCGACGGCAACGGCGCGACTGAGATTAAAACGCAGCGCCGAGGCGGAATAACGCAATTCCCAGTTACGGTCATCGGTGGTCACCACCGTGCCGGTACGCAGGCGTTGCTTGACCAGCTCACCCGGCATGCCGCTCATCATTTTGGTCGCGTCATACAAGGCACGTTGCACTTCAGCAATGCTGGGGATCGGGATATCCGGCGGCAGTACGGCATCCAGCACATGGTCATCACGCAAATACGCATGCGCCAGCACGTAATCACCGATCGCCTGTGTTTCACGTAATCCGCCGCAGTGACCAATCATCAGCCAGACATGCGGACGCAGAACCGCCAGATGGTCACAAATGGTTTTGGCATTGGCCGGGCCGACGCCGATATTTACCAGCGTAATCCCCGCACCGTCGCGGGCAATCAGATGATAGGCGGGCATCTGATGTTTTTTCCAGGCCAGATCAGACACTGCCTGTTCAGGGTTTTGCGTTTCCGCCGTGATAAATACACTGCCCGCGCAGGCCAGAGCTTCATACGGGCTTTCCGGATCAGCAATCTGCGCACACGCCCAGCTGACAAACTCATCGACGTACCGGGTGTAGTTGGTGAATAACACATACGGCTGGAAATGTTCGGTGAGCGTGCCGGTGTAATGGCGCAGGCGTGCCAGCGAGAAATCAGCGCGCAGCGCATTGAAATGGGACAGCGGGAAGGTGTCGCCGGGATAATGCAGGCCGTCTGCGGTTTCATCGCCTATCTGCGACAGTTCTGTGGTCGGGAAATGCTTCGCCAGCCCGGCACTCATCGATCGGTCAAGCGTCAGATCCGAGCCGTCAATCACATACGAATAAGGGATTTCCTGCTGTGACGGCACCACTTCAATCACCGCATCATATTCCTCTTCCAGCAGGGAAAGCTGTTCCAGCAGATAATCACGGAACAGCTCAGGATGGGTGATGGTATTGGCATAACGGCCAGGATGCGAAAAACGGCCATAAGCGCGGGTCGGGTTTTTGGCTGGCGTCACGCCATCCCAGCTAACCCGCAGTTCCGGATAAACAAACAGCCCGGCAGCACGCGCTGTGATATCAGGCAACGTACCCTGAACGATGAAATCTTTAATCGCATCCCGCAGGGCGGCCACAGAGTCGTTGTACATCTTTTCGAGCTTCTCAATCGCCTGTGAGGGGGTGAGGGACTTGTTATCCATACGCTTTTCCTTTGGGCTTCGTTTATCGTCATTCATTCTAAATATGGCTTGTCTGCACGGTGTCGCCAATGTTTTATTAGGGTACAAGAGCCGGATGGTGCTTTTATGAACGAACAGGGGGAAGTGAATGATTCGGGTATGGGGCAGAAAAACGTCGTCAAATGTGCAGGCGCTGATGTGGTGTATCGGGGAATTAGGGCTGGAGTATGAGCGGTTTGACATCGGCCATAAATACGGGGGGAATGACACCCCGGAATTTCTGGCGATGAACCCCAATGGCACGGTTCCTGTGATCCGCGATGGTGAAGGCCAGCCGCTGTGGGAAACCGGCGCCATCCTGCGTTATCTGGCAGGAAAATACGGCGCTGATGAATTCTGGCCGCAGGACCCTGAACGGCGTGCCGAAACCGATAAATGGACAGAATGGGCAAAAATCAGCGTGGCGATGAATTTCACTACGCCCGTATTCTGGATGGTGGTGAGAACGGCGGCGAAAGATCAGGATCATCAGGCATTAGAAAAATCATTGCAGCATCTTAATAAGAAGCTGGCGATTGCCGAAGTGCAGATTGCCCGGCATGGCTATCTTGTCGGAAGTGAATTCACGCTGGCTGATATTCAGTTTGGCCACAGTTTGTATCGCTACTTCGATATCGCCATTGAACGGCCATCCTTCCCGGCGATTGAACACTATTACCAAAAACTCACACAGCGCCCGGCGTTTGCGGAACATGTGATGATCTCTTACGAAGAACTGCGGGTGGTATAAATCTGTTTCAGGTGCAAAAAAGCCCGCTTAATATTTTTAAGCGGGCTTTTCTAAAGGCTTTGCCGCTTAGCGTGGCTGTGTTGTTTTCATAAAAATCGCCGTGAGGGCGGAAAGCAAACAGCCTGCCATCAGATAAATGGCGACGCAATGCCATTCACCGCCGGAGAAATTCAGCAATGCGGCGGCAATAAACGGTGTAAATCCGCCCCCCACCACGCTGGCAACCTGATAACCCACACCCGCACCGCTGTAGCGGTAACCGGCGCCGAACATTTCTGTAAACATTGGCTGCTGTACGCAGACCACCATATCGTGAGCGATATTTGCCAGCAGCAGCGAGAAAATCACCACGCCGACAATAGAACGGGCTTCCAGCGCCATAAAGAACGGAAAAGCGCTCAGCGCGCCGACTAATGCACCGGTGATGTAGATGCGGCGGCGACCGTAACGATCTGCCAGCCAGGCGAACAGGGGGATCGTCAGGCAACTGATACCGCCGACCAGCAGCCCGATATTCAGAAACAGCTCACGCGACAGCCCCAGATTGTGCGTCGAGTAGTTAAGGGCGAACGCGGTGACAATGTACATCGTCAGCAGTTCGCACAGGCGCAGGAGGATGATTTTCAAAAACGCGCCGGGATGGCGCAACAGCGCTTCAAATACCGGCAGACGTTTTTTTGCTGCTTCGGGTCGCTTTTCCTGAGCACGTTCGAACTCGACCGACTCTTCCATGCCATTGCGCACCCACAGCGCGCCCAGCACCAGCACAACGCTGAACAGAAACGGCAAACGCCAGCCCCAGCTGAGGAACTGCGCGTCGGTGGTCAGGCTGCTTATCAGCGACACCAGACCGGTCGCAAGCAGCAGGCCGACGCCATATCCCATCTGGATCCCGCTGCTGTAGAACGCTTTTTTACCGGCAGGCGCACTTTCAACGGCCAGCAGTGTCGCGCCACCCCATTCACCGCCCACGGCAAACCCCTGAATGGCGCGCAGGATGACCAGCAGGGCCGGAGCCCACCAGCCAATCGTGGAGAAAGCCGGAAGAATACCGATACACGCGGTGGCAATGCCCATGATCCAGACGGTCATCATCAGCATCCGTTTACGGCCCAGACGATCGCCAAAATGGCCGAAGACAATGCCGCCGAGCGGGCGAAAAAGAAAGCCGACGCCGAAGGTGGCAAAGGCCGCGAGCGTGCCCATTGCCGGGTCGATTTGCGGGAAAAACTCGCTGTTAAATACCAGTGCCGCAGTGATGCCGTAGAGCAAAAAATCGAACCAGTCTACGACTGCACCGACGAAGCTGCCCCAGGCAGCACGGCGGGCACGGTGACAGGAAAGTGTCTCCTCATCGGGGCGGGGGGCAGTGAGCATGGAGTCCATAATTGTCCTGTCTGTTCCTCAGATTCCTGAAATTTTTGGTTATTAAAATAGTTAAAAGGTTATTCATTTGGCGCAACGCTTAACAAAAACCGTTACTGAGACTACAGCGTCAACCGTCAGGTTAAAAACGCTTTTGCAAAACGAAAGGGGACTTTAGCGCAGGGAACGGGCCCGGCAGGGCATTACAGGGAATTTGGCTTTCAGAACGGGCTGGCATTGCGGGCTTCGATCCGTTCCCCGTTAACCGGATGTACAAAATGCAGTTCGCTGGCGTGCAGCATCAGCCGCGGGGTCTGTTCGGTGCCCGGCAGCAGGCGGCCGCCATACAGATCACAGCCCAAAATAGGATGGCCCAACTGCTGGCAGTGAATGCGAAGCTGATGAGTGCGTCCGGTCTCCGGGGTCAGTTGTACCCGCGTCAGTGGCAGTAACGCGCCATTTTCCGACTCATGATAAAAGCGCTCAACCACCCGGTAGCCGGAGCGGGCGGGCTTGCCGTGGATGGCGCAAATTGACATCAGCGGGAACAGCGCCGGGTCCTTGGCGATCGGCGCATCTGCCATCCCTTCGTCATGTTGCAGATGTCCGCACAGCAGGGCGCTGTACAGTTTGGTCACTGTGCGCTGACTGAATTGCTGGCAGAGGGCGGCATTGATGGCCTTATTGCGCGCAATCACCATCACCCCGGACGTCCCGAAATCCAGGCGGTGGACCAGCGTACAGCCCGGAAATATCTTTACCAGCCGGTGATGTACGGAATCAAGGTTTTGCGGATTTTTCCCCGAGAGGCTGAGCAGTCCGGTGGGTTTATTGATAAGCACCAGATGCTCGTCCTGATAGAGGATCTCGATCTGCTCATGACAAGGCGGGGCAATAAAAGTATCGATAATCGCAGACATCGGGCTACCGGATAAAGAGTGGGAACGGATGATAGCGAATTTTAAAGCGGGTGGCGAATCTGGCGGTTCACCTGGCAGATCAAGGGATGGCAACAGAAAATCCCCGCCGAAGCGGGGAGAGGTTAACGCTTATTACAGCGCGGCGCCGAGCACCAGAAACAGGCAGTTGAGCACGACCAGCAAGCCGAGCAGTGGCAGCACCCACAGCAGATAGCGCGTATAGCTGACTTTGGCCAGCGCCAGTCCGCTCATCACGATGGCTGAGGTGGGCGAAATCATCGCTATTGTACCGACCGCGCACTGAAATGCCGTCACCACCATTTCGCGGCCGACGTCGGTAAAATCCGCCATGGGTGCCAGCACCGGCATCGCCAGTGTCGCCAGCCCGGACGAACTGGGTACCAGGAACGACAGCGGCATGATCAGCAGATACATCAGGACATTGAAGGTGCCGGAAGGCGCGCCGCTCGCCAGACTTTCCATGGAGTGCAGCACCGTGTCGGTGATCTGCGCGTTGTGCATAATTACCGTGATGCCACGCGCCAGCACGATAACCAGCGCGGCACCCATAAAGTCGGCGATGCCCGCCAGCATAGCATTGTAGAGCCCGTTGCCGCGCAGGCCGCCCAGCAGGCCGGTCACTATCGACATAACAAAAAACAGCGCGGTCAGCTCGGGGAAGTACCAGTCCAGTTGCCAGGACCATGAGGTGGCGTCCGGTCCGGCGATCACCTGCGCCCAGGGAATGATGGCGAAAATCATGAAGACGAATGTGGCGGCGAAAGTCAGCATCACGCCTTTCTGGCGGCGGGTCATAGGCGGTGGCAACTGCAATCTGGCCTGCGCCAGCTCCCGGTCCTCAGCGGAAAAGCCTACTACCGAATGTGCGGCGTTGCGCTGCACGCGGCGGGCATAGCGCACCACATACAGAATGGCGACGGCCGTCAGCACGATAAACATCGCGAAGCGCAGACCGATGCCGCTGCCCATCGGCACGCCAGCACCCGCCGAGGCTGCGCCGGTCATGAACGGATTGACGGTGGAGTTCATGTTGCCCACCACCGATCCCACCAGAATCACGCCCACCGCTGTCATCCGATCGAAGCCGAGCCCCAGCAGCAGCGGCACCAGCAGCGCATAGAAGCCCAGCGTTTCTTCACCCATGCCGTAAGTGGAGCCGCCGATGGCGATAAGCAGCATCACCATGACGATAAGCAGCCCGCCGCGCTGTCTGAAGCGCTGCGCCACATGTCCGAGACAGGCGTCAATCGCGCCGGTTTTCGTCGTTGTGACGATAAAGGCGCCCAGCGACAGCACGTAGAAAAATACGCCGATGGCACCGAACAGGTTACCGCTCTCGTAGGGACCGACATGGCCTGCCGCATTCTCCACGCCGTAAAGTCCGTTCACCGGTGCCAGAAACAGTTCTTTGATCCGCTGCACGGTGGTCAGCGGACTGGCGGTAACCTGAAAGCTGCCCGCCACCGGGCGACCGTCCGCCATGTGGTATTGTCCGGACGGAATGATGAACGTCAGCAGCCAGACGACGGCGGTGATGACCAGCAGAACGGTGTAAGTGTTAGGAAAGCGCCAGGCTTTACGGGTCGCCGGTGCGACGGCGTTTTCATATTCAGACATCATGCACCTCGTGAAACGGAACGGACTAAGGAAGGGGCGACCAGGCGGCGCGCCAGCGCGACCCCGCCCATAACCGGCGGACACGCTAACAACAGCAGCGACAGCCGGGGATCGTGTTTGCGCAGACGCGCGGCCAGCCGGTCGAACAGCGGCGGCTGATGGCGGATTACGCCGCCCGCTGCCACCACGCAGTCGACTCTGGCACCGCGGCGGCACAGCCGGGCGATAAGCTCCGCCAGCGATTCGGCCGCAGCATCGACCACGCCCGCCGCCAGAGGCGAACCGGCCTGCAGGCATTCGAAAATAACGGACGCGTGGCGACTC encodes the following:
- a CDS encoding ATP-binding protein; the protein is MRFRPSFQIKLFVYLVILFMALFSIVGIYYYHDIERQLYEDMGIRAKVQAEEIALIPSLITAVENKDVSAINRLMKNISAHSDASYMVIGDGKAIHLFHSIYADRVGKTLVGGDNEDVLAGKSTTTIRLGGIGLSLRSKAPIMNAQGKVMGIVSVGYLTSHINSLTVEKAIRILLAAATLLLALFTFSWFFSRSIKRQMFSLEPREIGLLVRQQKALMESIYEGVIAIDAQLRVAVINQAAKKLLNLDVPSRELRGQPLGQVIAPVSFFDPQVMLEKDIHDEICLFNNLTVIASRVRIMLEDQLQGWVITFRDCSDIDRLSIQLSQVQRYADNLRMMRHEQLNWTATLAGLLHMGRYDEAIRYIEAQSESAQELLDFVSERFCSPRLCGLLLGKYARAREKGVELEFDPACELTHLPAALSETELMSIIGNLLDNAIEATLLRGSEAGPVEVYVVSGTDELVIEVADHGIGIAQDRREQIFSLGETSKTQGDHGLGLHLVASYVSHAGGTVEVSDNPPTGAVFSVFIPVCRPEDNGGFMPVIPDQKNWKRANDAS
- a CDS encoding response regulator, with translation MQAEMIDVMIVEDENQLAQLYAELIDNHRWLRLVGVASTLHEAKVLIAEKRPQLLLLDNYLPDGQGISLIEDDLLKKTHCSVIFITAASDMNTCSQAIRCGAFDYILKPVSWNRLQQSLDRFIQFSQTQRTWKVVDQQNVDSLYQLQAKDFTPKAGNKGIEENTLNLVEGIFMQDAGRCYSVDEVVSETKLSKTTARRYLEHCVQKGDLKVEMLYGKIGHPRRMYRRA
- a CDS encoding EmmdR/YeeO family multidrug/toxin efflux MATE transporter; this encodes MQNVIVSLRKAIERTPWYPKRRSYRTLFWREITPLAVPIFFENACVLLMGVLSTFLVSWLGKEAMAGVGLADSFNMVVISFFAAVDLGTTVVVAFSLGKLDHERARAAARQSLAIMTVFAVLLAILLQFSGHVIIDMIAGNAEPEVKELALSYLQMSSWSYPAAAIALIGSGALRGAGNTKIPMLLNGGMNILNLVISSVLIYGCLGWHGLGFIGAGLGLTISRYIGAVAVIFVLMIGFNPSLKISLKSYFLPLNTNILREVLGIGIPASIESVLFNGGKLLTQVFVAGMGTNVIAGNFIAFSIAALINLPGNALGSASTIIVGTRLGKGQIAQSERQLRHIFWLSTFGLCVLAFLSVPFAGLLARFYTNEQDVIDVVKILIWLNAAFMPFWAASWVLPAGLKGARDARFTMYVSMLGMWGCRIVVGYFLGIVLGFGVVGIWLGMFLDWIVRGLFFYWRMASGRWLWKYPKAKRTE
- a CDS encoding AMP nucleosidase, producing MDNKSLTPSQAIEKLEKMYNDSVAALRDAIKDFIVQGTLPDITARAAGLFVYPELRVSWDGVTPAKNPTRAYGRFSHPGRYANTITHPELFRDYLLEQLSLLEEEYDAVIEVVPSQQEIPYSYVIDGSDLTLDRSMSAGLAKHFPTTELSQIGDETADGLHYPGDTFPLSHFNALRADFSLARLRHYTGTLTEHFQPYVLFTNYTRYVDEFVSWACAQIADPESPYEALACAGSVFITAETQNPEQAVSDLAWKKHQMPAYHLIARDGAGITLVNIGVGPANAKTICDHLAVLRPHVWLMIGHCGGLRETQAIGDYVLAHAYLRDDHVLDAVLPPDIPIPSIAEVQRALYDATKMMSGMPGELVKQRLRTGTVVTTDDRNWELRYSASALRFNLSRAVAVDMESATIAAQGYRFRVPYGTLLCVSDKPLHGEIKLPGQANKFYEGAISEHLQIGICAIDLLRAEGDHLHSRKLRTFNEPPFR
- a CDS encoding glutathione S-transferase family protein; translation: MIRVWGRKTSSNVQALMWCIGELGLEYERFDIGHKYGGNDTPEFLAMNPNGTVPVIRDGEGQPLWETGAILRYLAGKYGADEFWPQDPERRAETDKWTEWAKISVAMNFTTPVFWMVVRTAAKDQDHQALEKSLQHLNKKLAIAEVQIARHGYLVGSEFTLADIQFGHSLYRYFDIAIERPSFPAIEHYYQKLTQRPAFAEHVMISYEELRVV
- the shiA gene encoding shikimate transporter; translation: MDSMLTAPRPDEETLSCHRARRAAWGSFVGAVVDWFDFLLYGITAALVFNSEFFPQIDPAMGTLAAFATFGVGFLFRPLGGIVFGHFGDRLGRKRMLMMTVWIMGIATACIGILPAFSTIGWWAPALLVILRAIQGFAVGGEWGGATLLAVESAPAGKKAFYSSGIQMGYGVGLLLATGLVSLISSLTTDAQFLSWGWRLPFLFSVVLVLGALWVRNGMEESVEFERAQEKRPEAAKKRLPVFEALLRHPGAFLKIILLRLCELLTMYIVTAFALNYSTHNLGLSRELFLNIGLLVGGISCLTIPLFAWLADRYGRRRIYITGALVGALSAFPFFMALEARSIVGVVIFSLLLANIAHDMVVCVQQPMFTEMFGAGYRYSGAGVGYQVASVVGGGFTPFIAAALLNFSGGEWHCVAIYLMAGCLLSALTAIFMKTTQPR
- a CDS encoding RluA family pseudouridine synthase, with the protein product MSAIIDTFIAPPCHEQIEILYQDEHLVLINKPTGLLSLSGKNPQNLDSVHHRLVKIFPGCTLVHRLDFGTSGVMVIARNKAINAALCQQFSQRTVTKLYSALLCGHLQHDEGMADAPIAKDPALFPLMSICAIHGKPARSGYRVVERFYHESENGALLPLTRVQLTPETGRTHQLRIHCQQLGHPILGCDLYGGRLLPGTEQTPRLMLHASELHFVHPVNGERIEARNASPF
- a CDS encoding YfcC family protein encodes the protein MMSEYENAVAPATRKAWRFPNTYTVLLVITAVVWLLTFIIPSGQYHMADGRPVAGSFQVTASPLTTVQRIKELFLAPVNGLYGVENAAGHVGPYESGNLFGAIGVFFYVLSLGAFIVTTTKTGAIDACLGHVAQRFRQRGGLLIVMVMLLIAIGGSTYGMGEETLGFYALLVPLLLGLGFDRMTAVGVILVGSVVGNMNSTVNPFMTGAASAGAGVPMGSGIGLRFAMFIVLTAVAILYVVRYARRVQRNAAHSVVGFSAEDRELAQARLQLPPPMTRRQKGVMLTFAATFVFMIFAIIPWAQVIAGPDATSWSWQLDWYFPELTALFFVMSIVTGLLGGLRGNGLYNAMLAGIADFMGAALVIVLARGITVIMHNAQITDTVLHSMESLASGAPSGTFNVLMYLLIMPLSFLVPSSSGLATLAMPVLAPMADFTDVGREMVVTAFQCAVGTIAMISPTSAIVMSGLALAKVSYTRYLLWVLPLLGLLVVLNCLFLVLGAAL